The Vicia villosa cultivar HV-30 ecotype Madison, WI linkage group LG1, Vvil1.0, whole genome shotgun sequence genome includes a region encoding these proteins:
- the LOC131616592 gene encoding PRA1 family protein E, with amino-acid sequence MPTTTTATYGAIGSPSTATYQPPQTSNLTPTPRSWRDFLDISALSRPLSYDDAMLRLRQNLTYFQFNYASVMLLIVFLSLLWHPVSMIVFLIILVAWFFLYFSRNGPLVVFNQTLDDRIVLCVLGLVSVIGLVLTHVGLNVLLSLIVGVVVAGLHASFRVIEDLYVDEESSLLSVVGGTQPPPTRTNYTRI; translated from the coding sequence ATGCCGACCACAACCACCGCCACCTACGGCGCCATCGGATCCCCTTCCACCGCCACATACCAACCCCCACAAACCTCCAATCTAACCCCAACTCCCCGCTCATGGCGCGACTTTCTCGACATCTCCGCCCTCTCCCGTCCCCTCTCCTACGACGACGCAATGCTCCGTCTCCGCCAAAATCTCACCTACTTCCAGTTCAACTACGCCTCCGTAATGCTACTAATCGTCTTCCTCAGCCTCCTCTGGCACCCAGTATCCATGATTGTTTTCTTGATCATCCTCGTCGCGTGGTTCTTTCTTTACTTCTCACGTAATGGTCCCCTTGTTGTCTTCAACCAAACGTTGGATGATCGGATTGTGCTTTGCGTTTTGGGTCTCGTTTCTGTGATTGGGCTTGTGTTGACTCACGTTGGGCTCAATGTGCTGTTGTCGTTGATAGTTGGTGTTGTTGTTGCGGGTTTGCATGCGTCTTTTCGGGTTATCGAGGATTTGTATGTTGATGAGGAAAGTAGCTTGCTTTCTGTTGTTGGAGGAACTCAACCCCCTCCTACAAGAACGAATTACACACGGATTTAA